gggcgccgcgccgcgcgacgcctctgcggaAGCGAGACACAAAGAGGACGTTGAAGAAGggggagaaggcagaggctgGCGCGCCCGGGGGAGTGACTTCGGGGGCGAGTCGAGAGACGGCGGTGAAGCAAAAAAGGGAGTGCACCGCCGAGGGAGCGAGCGGgaacgcggaagaagccaagggaggcggcgtggatatgcgcaggcgcgcgcttgcgactcagagagagagagtcgcAGGTCGTCTGCCACGTCGTCGACTTCCTCCccctcttcgcctcggcgccgcgcaagcCCCTCactccgcctcggcgcgcagagcgctAGCCGGCATCTGCAGCTTGcgcggaggaaaacgagCCAGGCCGACAGGGCAGAGGAAACAGAAacccgcagagagagagtcgagggagagcggaggaggaaagaaGGGCGGAAAGAAGGAGGAAATAAAAAAATAGAGAATGGGGTCTGCAGCAAAGCGCGGCATCgacgtggagagagagacacgcatgGAGGCCGGGAGAGGTCGAGGAGGGACGAAGACCGACGCACAGAAGCGGAAAGACAGCAAGACGCAAAAGATGAGGACGATCCGCTGGAGAGTCTGGGCTTCAGCCTTCAAAGCAAGATTAGGGaagtcgcgcagcagctgcatttcgtcggcgagctgcagcaaaaaaacaaaaagacTCACCAGGGCCTCACagacgccttcgcagcgTTCCGAACAGAAGCGGTGCGCCAGAGAATGGAGCACGATTCCAAAAAACTTGTGCAgactctctcgcctctctctgcatcctCCGATGCGTCCTCGAGGTTTGCCTCTcctgaggcgacgcggaaagaTGCAGGACGCCGCTCAAAtgcccgcgcggcttctacgtcgccttcctcggcgccctcccgctcgctgtcgcctatgggtcgctcgcgcgagtctgtctctccgcgcaggcgagacctGTCgaagcgggcggcggcggcgcagcgcaaCGCGGCGGAAAccgcgacgcagaaagaagaTACGGCGCGTAGAGTCTCTTCAGGGGAGCGGCAtgcgagccgcgaggcacggtctcccgcggcgacgcgcaacgcgcgcccgtccgctcgcgcggcgagggctgatgtctcttctcgcagaggaagcgaaacCAGGAAAGAAAGaacgaaagaaaaaacaagTCCGATTGAGTCGCGCGCCAGTGGGGAGGGCTCGTGGCTGCCGGCGgatgcgccgctcgcgtcgctggaGCAGTTCGACGGCATGCGCCTTCCCTTTGCcggggcgccgacgccgcctcgcttgccgtttcctctccttcctctgaACCCTTACAGCTGCACACGAGCTTCGGCGTTCTacacgccgcccgcgcgtcgtccgccgccgcgtctccttccgtttccttcctcgcttTCCTTTTCGAtggcaggcggcgggggaggctCTCCGTggctgcagcttcttcctcACCATCTTCAAccttcgcaggccgcgccggaggTGGCTCGCCCTTGCGCGactcgcgtcctcttctaccccgcggcgccctcgcgcggcggcggcctgcgcgacgcgaaagGGCAGCGATCGGCGAGCTCCAGCCCCAGAGGCCAGTCTTCTCCGTTCTGTAGAAAGGCGGCGCCCTTCACACGTTTAGACAGGGAGATTATTCCCGAAGAGCCggatcgcggcggcgagctggcggcgctgaggctcttgagcggcctctctctgcctccttctgccgagcgccgcgaagacaccgacagccgcggcgaaggtgACGCGAGCTTCGCACACGAGCTCCCGCGGAACCCGCAAAAACGGCAATTCATTCAAGccgagaggcacgcgcgcgcgaggactgcagcaacgccgcgagaggagacgggcgAATCGCTTttcgcgggagaggcgaaagcgtCTGCCTCAGAGTCCGAAACAAGCCTTGAAGATGAAGGAACCTCTCGAGAAGAACGAAACGCGGGGGCTGATGCGCGCGAGGAACCGAAGACAGGCATGAGGCCTTCTCCTGAGAGAGATgagacggaggcggaagaagcgcgcaggccgcgaggccgcgcgaggctccagcgccccgagcgcggagacgcggaagcggggggcggcagcgaacCAGAGCTGTTCATGGCGGCGGTACAGAGTTTGTTTAGTCTTCTTAGAGGCAGAGGGAAAGACAAAACACGCACTTCCTCACTCCAtcaggagcgaggcgcggcgaggttCACCTCTCatgcgaagcagagagggcCCAAGGGCGAgcaggtcgccgcgcagagaagccgcgacgcggagacgggcACTCTGGAGCATTTCGACGCTTCCTCATCGCCTCAGCAGCGAGGTCACACGCTGACGGCGAGAGATTCTTCAGTCCCAGAAGTAACTTCTCTTTCTcaagcgtctcctctccctgcccCCGCGTCGCATGTTTCGTCGAAACGTTGGGACGCGACTTTCGCTCCTTctgcggctgtctctgcacctctgccgcgcgcttcttttcctcttcagagcgagacggcggcaTCGCTCTCGTCGCTTTTCACGCCCTTCGTGTCTGCGGATTTCTCGGCTCTGtgtgcgcgagcgcctgcgagtCTGCGAGTGTactccgctgcgccgcggccgccttcaAGTCCGCTACATCGTCCCTTCGCCGACGTCGagggcctgcgcctgcgcctgcgggagcttcagagccgcgcgcggcaaaGGCAGCTCGAGGACCTTCTCCGCAgccaggaggcgaagcgggaatggagggcgcggcgtgAAGCTGAGAAAATCGCGCGAGCGCAACGAGAGAACGACGTAGAAAGACGCCGACAAGTCGTCGCAGACGCAAGCGAAGAGACCTGCGATAAGCCAGAAGGCCCAGGCGAAGCAATCGGCGGCCgggacgcggacgcggaaaGAAATCACGCGCAAGTCAGCCttgaggcagcagcggagacgagcggAGGAAAAGGAGACAGGCTGAGTGACGACTCACAATACGGAGTCAAGAAGGAGTCCGCTGGGGATGAACTGCGAGAGGCAAGGCGCGCAGGGGGGGAtgcagagcgagaggccgcggagggagaagaaggacaaAGCGGCGAAAAAACAAAGCAAGATCAGAGGAGCCACACGTCTTCATGTGGAGGAATTtcaccgcgggcgcctccatACGTAGACAGCGAcacttccgcttcttcttcggggTTTATACACCCCACTCTCGCGCGAAACCCGCTGGAGAGACAGTTtttgtctttttcttctctctcttcgcgtaCTTATTCGTcggctgcgtctccctcggcgtcttGCTTTCGCCCTCCGGGCTCGTCTccccccgcgtcgccttcgctttcccttgcggccgccgcagcggcgttcCTGAGGTcaagcagaggcggcggcgaaggcggcaccGCGAAGAGGTCCCCCTGGACCTCTTCGTGGTGTGAGCAGCAAGCGAGAGCTGCGAAAGCCCCTGGGGCGGAGGAAATCCAAGGAGACTCGGATagccagaggaggcgagcgcaggcgcgaccgcgggaCGCGAAAGAAGCGGCGCCTGAGAGCCGAAAAAGAGACAGGAAAGCGGAGGGGAGGCGTGGAgatgaggcgcgcgaagaagaggcgagacgcacgcaACGCGCTTCAAAGAGAAAGGACAACACAGGATGCGggcggcacgcgagagacgacAAGCTGATACGCCTGCTTgtcgccgaggaggaagatgcCACAGGgaaagacagaggcgcgcgagcagagaaCAACTGGGAGAGGCTTTTCAATCTCTCGTGGCTCGCCGAAGAGCCTTCGCAAGGAGAAAGGGGGTGGACAGGAGAGATGTAGAAAAGCGCAATGAAACGAATCAagtgatatatatatatatatatatatatatatatatatatattcatgtatagaggaggaggaaacaAAGAGctggagagaggagcgaatGCAGCTTGGTATTTGTTTTTCGCGAAGATCTGTGCCTTCTCGCAGGTCGGGGCTGACCCCTTCTTTGCTTTTATTCGATTTTTAGGATGTGTGTCATGTGTTGAGTTCCTCTGGTTTCAGAGCTCGCGATGCTGCTCAGTGAAGCTGCCGGATTTTTACAGCTTTCGAGACTTTCTTCAGAGTTCATACATATCTCGCAGATATAAAACACGAAACGCGTTTGCGACACAGAACAGCTGCGCTTGCGTTCTCCGCAACAACTGTCTCTTGAAACAGCCGCGCATTCAGTATGACCGACTTTTTGCAGCTGGCCTGAGGGAGACTCGCTCATCAGTTTGTAGAAGGCTTAATCGATTCAACTACCTTATTGTACCCTCGAAATGAATATTCGATC
Above is a window of Besnoitia besnoiti strain Bb-Ger1 chromosome Unknown contig00007, whole genome shotgun sequence DNA encoding:
- a CDS encoding uncharacterized protein (encoded by transcript BESB_070700); this encodes MESRAAARPSQVAAMGAARDEVALLWEAVQAEGAQNAQVQAVLGELAAALTEANGELRAAVEKHRQKKYLHRPRLSPPPSLRSSSPTLSPACASSASRSFRAPPGSPPPLSVSSPSASSLSCASSRSSEAPQHVSHDEEDPAVRLPRGFYWRLLKQTRREAREKERLRNLFATAVAAPPASSSSSSSGAQAAAREARSGSAATSDESKKRESAVPRAEKKCTRGGRLHIYRGDFLEIYWRSPRRRMEEEGAVTAAGAAPRDASAEARHKEDVEEGGEGRGWRARGSDFGGESRDGGEAKKGVHRRGSERERGRSQGRRRGYAQARACDSERESRRSSATSSTSSPSSPRRRASPSLRLGAQSASRHLQLARRKTSQADRAEETETRRERVEGERRRKEGRKEGGNKKIENGVCSKARHRRGERDTHGGRERSRRDEDRRTEAERQQDAKDEDDPLESLGFSLQSKIREVAQQLHFVGELQQKNKKTHQGLTDAFAAFRTEAVRQRMEHDSKKLVQTLSPLSASSDASSRFASPEATRKDAGRRSNARAASTSPSSAPSRSLSPMGRSRESVSPRRRDLSKRAAAAQRNAAETATQKEDTARRVSSGERHASREARSPAATRNARPSARAARADVSSRRGSETRKERTKEKTSPIESRASGEGSWLPADAPLASLEQFDGMRLPFAGAPTPPRLPFPLLPLNPYSCTRASAFYTPPARRPPPRLLPFPSSLSFSMAGGGGGSPWLQLLPHHLQPSQAAPEVARPCATRVLFYPAAPSRGGGLRDAKGQRSASSSPRGQSSPFCRKAAPFTRLDREIIPEEPDRGGELAALRLLSGLSLPPSAERREDTDSRGEGDASFAHELPRNPQKRQFIQAERHARARTAATPREETGESLFAGEAKASASESETSLEDEGTSREERNAGADAREEPKTGMRPSPERDETEAEEARRPRGRARLQRPERGDAEAGGGSEPELFMAAVQSLFSLLRGRGKDKTRTSSLHQERGAARFTSHAKQRGPKGEQVAAQRSRDAETGTLEHFDASSSPQQRGHTLTARDSSVPEVTSLSQASPLPAPASHVSSKRWDATFAPSAAVSAPLPRASFPLQSETAASLSSLFTPFVSADFSALCARAPASLRVYSAAPRPPSSPLHRPFADVEGLRLRLRELQSRARQRQLEDLLRSQEAKREWRARREAEKIARAQRENDVERRRQVVADASEETCDKPEGPGEAIGGRDADAERNHAQVSLEAAAETSGGKGDRLSDDSQYGVKKESAGDELREARRAGGDAEREAAEGEEGQSGEKTKQDQRSHTSSCGGISPRAPPYVDSDTSASSSGFIHPTLARNPLERQFLSFSSLSSRTYSSAASPSASCFRPPGSSPPASPSLSLAAAAAAFLRSSRGGGEGGTAKRSPWTSSWCEQQARAAKAPGAEEIQGDSDSQRRRAQARPRDAKEAAPESRKRDRKAEGRRGDEAREEEARRTQRASKRKDNTGCGRHARDDKLIRLLVAEEEDATGKDRGARAENNWERLFNLSWLAEEPSQGERGWTGEM